The following coding sequences are from one Oryzisolibacter sp. LB2S window:
- a CDS encoding YbdK family carboxylate-amine ligase — protein sequence MSLEAFSHSEPLTLGVELELQLVNTHNYDLAPYAEDMLRLMHKTPLPGSVVPEMTNSMIEISTGVCHSTSEVLGQLTPIRDALVKSADKLNIAVAGGGTHPFQMWHERRIYDKPRFQELSQLYGYLSKQFTIFGQHVHIGCPDADAALLMLHRMSRYIPHFIALSASSPYVQGHDTAFDSARLNSVFAFPLSGRAPFVLTWDEFGQFFEKMTRTGVVKSMKDFYWDIRPKPEYGTIEIRVFDTPLTIERAAALAGFVQSLAAWFLVEQPFEPSEDDYLVYTYNRFQACRFGLDAVYVDPATGQHMPLREHILQTLDHIARHAGAHGASGALHVLRGETASGQNDARWLRERMREEQLLAEVSRQAALRFRGSL from the coding sequence ATGAGTCTTGAAGCCTTTTCCCATTCCGAGCCGCTGACCCTGGGCGTGGAGCTCGAGCTGCAGCTCGTCAACACCCACAACTACGACCTCGCGCCCTACGCCGAGGACATGCTGCGCCTGATGCACAAGACGCCCCTGCCGGGCTCCGTGGTGCCGGAGATGACGAACAGCATGATCGAGATCTCCACCGGCGTGTGCCACAGCACAAGCGAGGTTCTGGGCCAGCTCACGCCGATCCGCGACGCGCTCGTCAAGAGCGCCGACAAGCTCAACATCGCCGTGGCCGGCGGCGGCACGCACCCGTTCCAGATGTGGCACGAGCGGCGCATCTACGACAAGCCGCGCTTTCAGGAGCTGTCGCAGCTCTACGGCTACCTGTCCAAGCAGTTCACCATCTTCGGCCAGCATGTGCACATCGGCTGCCCGGATGCCGACGCCGCGCTCCTGATGCTGCACCGCATGAGCCGCTACATCCCGCACTTCATCGCGCTGTCGGCCTCCAGCCCCTACGTGCAGGGACATGACACCGCCTTCGACTCGGCGCGGCTCAATTCGGTGTTCGCCTTCCCGCTCTCGGGTCGCGCGCCCTTTGTGCTGACCTGGGACGAGTTCGGCCAGTTCTTCGAGAAGATGACGCGCACCGGCGTGGTCAAGAGCATGAAGGACTTCTACTGGGACATACGCCCCAAGCCCGAGTACGGCACGATAGAGATACGCGTCTTCGACACGCCGCTCACCATAGAGCGCGCCGCGGCGCTGGCCGGCTTTGTACAGTCGCTCGCGGCCTGGTTTCTCGTGGAGCAGCCCTTCGAGCCCAGCGAGGACGACTACCTCGTCTACACCTACAACCGCTTCCAGGCCTGCCGCTTCGGGCTCGATGCGGTCTATGTCGACCCGGCCACGGGCCAGCACATGCCGCTGCGCGAGCACATCCTGCAGACGCTGGACCATATCGCGCGCCACGCGGGCGCGCATGGCGCCTCGGGCGCGCTGCATGTGCTGCGCGGCGAGACCGCATCGGGCCAGAACGACGCGCGCTGGCTGCGCGAGCGCATGCGCGAGGAGCAGCTGCTCGCCGAGGTCAGCCGCCAGGCGGCGCTGCGTTTTCGCGGGAGCTTATGA
- the thiL gene encoding thiamine-phosphate kinase produces MGEFDLIARYFTRPVRPGGAVALGVGDDCALLAPAPGMQLAVSCDMLVEGRHFFADVDPEALGHKALAVNLSDLAACGARPLAFTLALALPRVDEPWLQAFAGGLLRLADAHDCELIGGDTTAGPLNICITVFGEVPAGQALLRSGARAGDDIYVSGTLGDARLALDALQGLHPLAAPALARARQRLERPTPRVALGMALRGVASSALDVSDGLLGDLGHVLRASGVGACIDLSKTIDLIAASTYPESAACQFDANYLQQCILAGGDDYELAFTAAPARRAAVEAAARASGTPVTRIGVVQDQPGLRLVDAQGRAVQRRYASFDHFA; encoded by the coding sequence ATGGGTGAGTTTGATCTGATCGCACGCTACTTCACGCGCCCCGTGCGCCCCGGCGGCGCGGTGGCCCTGGGCGTGGGCGACGACTGCGCGCTGCTAGCGCCCGCGCCGGGCATGCAGCTGGCCGTGTCCTGCGACATGCTGGTCGAGGGCCGGCATTTCTTTGCCGACGTAGACCCCGAGGCCCTGGGCCACAAGGCGCTGGCCGTGAATCTGTCGGACCTGGCGGCCTGCGGCGCGCGCCCGCTGGCGTTCACGCTGGCGCTGGCGCTGCCGCGCGTGGACGAGCCCTGGCTGCAGGCCTTTGCCGGCGGCCTGCTGCGCCTGGCCGATGCGCATGACTGCGAGCTCATAGGCGGGGACACCACGGCCGGGCCGCTCAACATCTGCATCACGGTGTTCGGCGAGGTGCCCGCGGGCCAGGCCCTGCTGCGCAGCGGCGCGCGCGCGGGCGACGACATCTACGTGAGCGGCACGCTGGGCGATGCACGCCTGGCGCTCGATGCCTTGCAGGGCCTGCACCCGCTTGCGGCCCCGGCGCTGGCGCGCGCGCGCCAGCGCCTGGAGCGCCCGACGCCGCGCGTGGCCCTGGGCATGGCCTTGCGCGGCGTGGCCAGCAGCGCGCTGGACGTGAGCGATGGACTGCTCGGCGACCTGGGCCATGTGCTGCGCGCCTCCGGCGTGGGGGCCTGCATCGATCTCTCAAAAACTATTGATTTGATAGCTGCCAGCACTTACCCAGAAAGCGCTGCATGCCAATTTGACGCGAATTATCTGCAGCAATGCATCCTCGCCGGCGGCGACGACTATGAGCTGGCCTTCACCGCCGCACCCGCGCGCCGCGCCGCCGTGGAAGCCGCCGCGCGCGCCAGCGGCACACCCGTGACGCGCATTGGCGTGGTGCAGGACCAGCCGGGCCTGAGGCTCGTGGACGCGCAGGGTCGGGCGGTGCAGCGGCGCTACGCGTCCTTCGATCACTTCGCCTGA
- a CDS encoding helix-turn-helix domain-containing protein has translation MSPLPAPAPDAAAAAGRRRLAPQVRMAQILDAALEEFSERGFAATTMDDIARRCGLSKGGLYAHFASKDVIFAALLHRSLAPPDWQEFPEPPIAADTRTFAQWIVDRLYAGLQERPAMVVTLRLLAAERNRVGELVQLWERNVMQPNMAMFADMLRAHVAHHGLPQSVVVREPWLAIAPVMYGLLTQMILGRDPAVGLEGLRSSHVELLCELLAPGARQAQAK, from the coding sequence ATGTCGCCACTCCCTGCTCCTGCCCCCGATGCCGCCGCCGCGGCGGGGCGTCGCCGTCTGGCGCCACAGGTGCGCATGGCGCAGATCCTGGATGCGGCCCTGGAGGAGTTCTCCGAGCGCGGCTTTGCCGCCACCACGATGGACGACATCGCGCGCCGCTGCGGGCTGTCCAAGGGCGGGCTGTACGCGCATTTCGCGAGCAAGGACGTGATCTTCGCGGCCCTGCTCCATCGCTCGCTCGCGCCACCCGATTGGCAGGAGTTCCCGGAGCCGCCGATTGCCGCCGACACGCGCACGTTTGCCCAATGGATCGTGGACCGGCTGTATGCGGGGCTGCAGGAGCGGCCGGCCATGGTGGTCACGCTGCGCCTGCTGGCCGCCGAGCGCAACCGCGTGGGCGAACTGGTGCAGCTGTGGGAGCGCAATGTGATGCAGCCCAATATGGCCATGTTCGCGGACATGCTGCGCGCCCATGTGGCCCACCATGGCCTGCCGCAGAGCGTTGTGGTGCGTGAGCCCTGGCTGGCGATCGCGCCGGTGATGTACGGACTGCTGACGCAGATGATTCTGGGCCGCGATCCCGCCGTGGGGCTGGAGGGGCTGCGCAGCAGCCATGTCGAGCTGCTGTGCGAGCTGCTGGCTCCGGGCGCGCGCCAGGCTCAGGCGAAGTGA
- a CDS encoding alpha/beta fold hydrolase, which yields MQDAPFAATQLAERIDTLFRAALARRSASLSPAAAFLAASDWALHLAASPGKCMDLVQLAMRQGEDMASYARQRMGAGPDSAKRNGVQPPAQDRRFAAPEWQQWPFNYLHQSFLLTQNWWDAATHDVKGVDKHHENMVAFAARQWLDIFSPGNQLATNPVVLQRTLQQGGANLLRGALNAVDDMQRQVAGRPPAGAEDFVVGRDVGVTPGKVVLQNHLMELIQYQPTTETVHPEPILIVPAWIMKYYILDLSPHNSLIRYLVDQGHTVFCISWKNPGVEDRDLGMDDYLQHGFHAALDAVGAIVPKRKVHATGYCLGGTLLSIAAAAMARDGDERLASMTLFAAQTDFSEPGELALFIDESQLSLLEAQMDQTGYLKAGQMAGAFQMLRSYDLLWSRMVNEYLLGERSPMNDLMAWNADATRMPARMHSQYLRRLFLDNDLSGGRYPVGGKPVSLSNLTLPIFMVGTLTDHVAPWRSVHKLHHLSTAEITFALTSGGHNAGIVNPPGNPRRHYQIRTRPAGGTYMAPDDWLATAPRVEGSWWPAWRDWLLARSGKPVAPPHMGARGYKPLADAPGQYVLEK from the coding sequence ATGCAAGACGCCCCTTTTGCTGCGACGCAGCTGGCCGAGCGGATAGACACGCTGTTCCGCGCAGCGCTGGCGCGACGCTCTGCCTCGCTCTCCCCAGCCGCTGCCTTTCTGGCCGCCAGCGACTGGGCATTGCACCTCGCGGCGTCGCCCGGCAAATGCATGGATCTGGTCCAGCTGGCCATGCGCCAGGGCGAGGACATGGCGAGCTATGCCCGCCAGCGCATGGGCGCCGGGCCCGACAGCGCCAAGCGCAACGGCGTACAGCCGCCGGCGCAGGACAGGCGCTTTGCCGCCCCCGAGTGGCAGCAGTGGCCGTTCAACTACCTGCACCAGTCGTTTCTACTGACCCAGAACTGGTGGGACGCGGCCACGCACGACGTCAAGGGCGTGGACAAACACCATGAGAACATGGTGGCCTTCGCCGCCCGGCAGTGGCTGGACATCTTCTCTCCGGGCAACCAGCTCGCCACCAACCCCGTGGTGCTGCAGCGCACGCTGCAGCAGGGCGGCGCCAACCTGCTGCGCGGCGCGCTCAATGCCGTCGACGACATGCAGCGCCAGGTCGCGGGCCGCCCCCCTGCGGGCGCCGAGGACTTCGTGGTCGGCCGCGACGTGGGCGTCACGCCGGGCAAGGTGGTGCTGCAAAACCATCTGATGGAGCTGATCCAGTACCAGCCCACGACCGAGACCGTGCACCCCGAGCCCATCCTGATCGTGCCGGCCTGGATCATGAAGTACTACATCCTGGATCTGTCGCCGCACAACTCGCTGATCCGCTACCTCGTGGACCAGGGCCATACGGTGTTCTGCATCTCGTGGAAGAACCCGGGCGTGGAGGACCGCGACCTGGGCATGGACGACTATCTGCAGCATGGATTTCACGCCGCGCTCGATGCCGTGGGCGCCATCGTGCCCAAACGCAAGGTGCATGCGACCGGCTACTGCCTGGGCGGTACCTTGCTCTCCATCGCCGCGGCCGCCATGGCGCGCGATGGCGACGAGCGCCTGGCCTCCATGACGCTGTTCGCGGCCCAGACCGACTTCTCCGAGCCCGGCGAGCTGGCGCTGTTCATCGACGAGAGCCAGCTCAGCCTGCTCGAGGCGCAGATGGACCAGACCGGCTATCTCAAGGCCGGGCAGATGGCCGGCGCGTTCCAGATGCTGCGCTCCTACGATCTGCTGTGGTCGCGCATGGTCAACGAGTACCTGCTCGGCGAGCGCTCGCCCATGAACGACCTCATGGCCTGGAACGCCGACGCCACGCGCATGCCGGCCAGGATGCATTCGCAGTACCTGCGCCGCCTGTTCCTGGACAACGACCTGAGCGGCGGCCGCTACCCCGTGGGCGGCAAGCCCGTGTCGCTGAGCAACCTCACGCTGCCCATCTTCATGGTGGGCACGCTCACCGACCATGTGGCGCCCTGGCGCTCGGTGCACAAGCTGCACCACCTGAGCACGGCCGAGATCACCTTTGCCCTGACCAGCGGCGGGCACAACGCCGGCATCGTCAACCCGCCGGGCAACCCGCGGCGCCACTACCAGATCCGCACGCGGCCCGCGGGCGGCACCTACATGGCGCCCGACGACTGGCTGGCCACGGCGCCGCGCGTCGAGGGCTCCTGGTGGCCCGCCTGGCGCGACTGGCTGCTGGCGCGCTCGGGCAAACCCGTGGCGCCGCCGCACATGGGCGCGCGCGGCTACAAGCCGCTCGCCGACGCGCCGGGCCAATACGTGCTGGAGAAATGA
- the fabI gene encoding enoyl-ACP reductase FabI, giving the protein MTRNLQGKKGLVVGIANEHSIAWGCARAFHAAGADLAVTWLNDKARPYVQPLAERLEAGIQLPLDVEQPGQLEAVFDAITSQWGRLDFVLHSIAFAPAADLHGRVIDCSREGFARAMDISCHSFLRMARLAEPLMQQGGSLLTMSYLGADEVIDNYGLMGPVKAALESCVRYMATELGPKGIRVNAVSPGPLATRAASGIAQFDRLMADAVERAPLGRLVDIADVGALCAFLASDAARSMTGSTLYVDAGVHIMG; this is encoded by the coding sequence ATGACCCGCAATCTGCAAGGCAAGAAGGGCCTGGTGGTCGGCATTGCCAACGAGCACAGCATCGCCTGGGGCTGCGCGCGCGCCTTCCACGCCGCCGGGGCCGATCTCGCCGTCACCTGGCTCAACGACAAGGCAAGGCCTTATGTGCAGCCGCTCGCCGAGCGGCTCGAGGCCGGCATACAGCTGCCGCTCGACGTGGAGCAGCCGGGCCAGCTCGAGGCGGTGTTTGACGCCATCACGAGCCAATGGGGCCGGCTGGACTTCGTGCTGCACTCCATCGCCTTCGCGCCGGCCGCCGACCTGCATGGCCGCGTGATCGACTGCTCGCGCGAAGGCTTTGCGCGCGCCATGGACATCTCCTGCCACTCCTTCCTGCGCATGGCGCGCCTGGCCGAGCCGCTGATGCAGCAGGGCGGCAGCCTGCTGACCATGAGCTACCTGGGCGCCGACGAGGTCATAGACAACTACGGGCTCATGGGCCCGGTCAAGGCGGCGCTGGAGTCCTGCGTGCGCTACATGGCCACCGAGCTGGGCCCCAAGGGCATACGCGTGAACGCCGTGTCGCCCGGGCCGCTGGCCACGCGCGCGGCCAGCGGCATCGCGCAGTTCGACCGGCTCATGGCCGACGCCGTCGAGCGCGCGCCGCTGGGCCGCCTCGTGGACATCGCCGACGTGGGCGCGCTGTGCGCCTTCCTGGCCAGCGACGCCGCGCGCTCCATGACGGGCAGCACGCTGTATGTGGACGCCGGCGTGCACATCATGGGTTGA
- a CDS encoding efflux transporter outer membrane subunit — protein MQAQRIYLPLRQAACAGAAALLLAGCTSLAPGYEAPAMPVPQQYAEPTAANTAADRAQAASADWRDYFTAPALQAVIAQALANNRDLRLATLRVAEARAAYGIQRADQLPSVGGSAGLTRIGIPDNLGAGLPPAVAAMVPSTLTSYNASIGISSWELDLWGRVRNLSEAAQHQYFAAAWARQGAEVSLIAQTANAWLALKETDERLALAQRALDNRAEALRIFGRRVEVGATSRLDLTQVRMLHQQAEALVAQLAQQRATQQHALDLIVGMPTPIAEGGLPGADALRVLPAGLPSDLLTRRPDIQAAEQQLRAAHAQIGAARAAFLPRIALTAMAGTGSSELGDLFGSGTGAWLFQPSISLPLFTAGKLRNNLDLAEVRRDAAVAQYEKAIQGAFRDVSDALAAQRGLAQQVQVLADMRTTQADRARLSRLRYDNGATRFFEVLDAERDLLATEQQLTQMRRALLASRVALYAALGGSAGAPSMDNPSNTQNTSTRP, from the coding sequence ATGCAAGCACAACGCATCTATCTCCCCCTGCGCCAGGCGGCCTGCGCGGGCGCCGCGGCCCTGCTGCTGGCGGGCTGCACGTCGCTTGCGCCCGGCTACGAGGCACCGGCCATGCCCGTGCCCCAGCAGTACGCAGAGCCCACCGCCGCGAATACCGCAGCGGACCGCGCACAGGCGGCCAGCGCCGACTGGCGCGACTACTTCACCGCCCCTGCCCTGCAGGCGGTGATCGCCCAGGCACTGGCCAACAACCGCGATCTGCGCCTGGCCACCTTGCGTGTGGCCGAGGCCCGCGCCGCCTACGGTATCCAGCGCGCAGACCAACTGCCCAGCGTGGGTGGCAGCGCCGGCCTGACGCGCATCGGCATCCCGGACAACCTGGGCGCGGGCCTGCCCCCTGCCGTGGCCGCGATGGTGCCCAGCACCCTGACGAGCTACAACGCCTCCATCGGCATCAGCAGCTGGGAACTGGACCTGTGGGGCCGCGTGCGCAACCTGAGCGAAGCGGCGCAGCACCAGTACTTTGCGGCCGCATGGGCGCGCCAGGGCGCCGAGGTCAGCCTGATCGCGCAGACGGCCAACGCCTGGCTGGCGCTCAAGGAGACCGACGAACGCCTCGCCCTGGCGCAGCGCGCGCTGGACAACCGTGCCGAGGCGCTGCGCATCTTCGGCCGGCGCGTCGAGGTCGGGGCCACCTCCCGGCTCGACCTGACCCAGGTGCGCATGCTGCACCAGCAGGCCGAGGCCCTGGTGGCGCAACTGGCACAGCAGCGCGCCACGCAGCAGCACGCGCTCGACCTGATCGTGGGTATGCCCACGCCCATCGCCGAGGGTGGCCTTCCCGGCGCCGACGCGCTGCGCGTCCTGCCCGCGGGCCTGCCGTCCGACCTGCTCACGCGCCGCCCCGACATCCAGGCCGCGGAGCAGCAGCTGCGCGCGGCCCATGCGCAGATTGGCGCGGCGCGCGCGGCCTTTCTGCCACGCATTGCGCTCACGGCCATGGCAGGCACCGGCAGCAGCGAGCTGGGTGACCTGTTTGGCAGCGGCACCGGTGCCTGGCTGTTCCAGCCCAGCATCAGCCTGCCGCTTTTCACCGCGGGCAAGCTCAGGAACAACCTGGATCTGGCCGAGGTACGGCGCGACGCCGCCGTCGCCCAATACGAGAAGGCCATCCAGGGCGCGTTCCGCGACGTGTCCGACGCGCTGGCCGCGCAGCGAGGCCTGGCACAGCAGGTGCAGGTGCTCGCCGACATGCGCACCACCCAGGCCGACCGCGCACGCCTGTCACGCCTGCGCTACGACAACGGTGCCACGCGCTTCTTCGAGGTGCTTGACGCCGAGCGCGACCTGCTGGCCACCGAGCAGCAGCTCACGCAGATGCGCCGCGCCCTGCTCGCAAGCCGCGTGGCGCTGTACGCCGCGCTGGGCGGCAGCGCCGGCGCGCCGTCCATGGACAACCCTTCCAACACCCAGAACACGAGCACCAGACCATGA
- a CDS encoding efflux RND transporter periplasmic adaptor subunit has protein sequence MNPTVKKWIPAAIALALAGAGYFYWMGHHDSGPGEGFISGNGRIEATEVDVATKQPGRVQAILVDEGAFVKAGQPLARMDISSLQAQRDEAAARQAQARNGVDTARAQIALRESDVRAAEAQVAARAAELDAAERRLARSTTLEKEGASSSQELDDDRARVRGQRAALDAAKAQVAAAQAAVAAARAQATGAASSVDAAVATVARIDTELKDAQLVAPRDGRVQFLVAQPGEVLGAGGKVLNLVDLSDVYMTFFLPETVAGRVALGSEVRLVLDAAPQFVIPAQVSFVASTAQFTPKTVETASERQKLMFRVKARIDRALLAKHLEQVKTGLPGVAWVRLDAEQPWPANLANVVQP, from the coding sequence ATGAACCCAACCGTCAAGAAATGGATCCCCGCCGCCATCGCACTGGCGCTGGCCGGTGCCGGCTACTTCTACTGGATGGGCCACCACGACAGCGGTCCGGGCGAAGGCTTCATCAGCGGCAACGGCCGCATCGAGGCCACCGAGGTCGACGTGGCCACCAAGCAGCCGGGCCGCGTGCAGGCCATCCTGGTCGATGAGGGCGCCTTCGTCAAAGCCGGGCAGCCCCTGGCCCGCATGGACATCAGCAGCCTGCAGGCGCAGCGCGACGAGGCCGCCGCGCGCCAGGCCCAGGCCAGGAACGGCGTGGACACGGCGCGCGCCCAGATAGCGCTGCGCGAGAGCGATGTGCGCGCCGCCGAGGCCCAGGTGGCCGCGCGCGCGGCCGAGCTGGACGCGGCCGAGCGCCGGCTGGCGCGCTCGACCACGCTCGAGAAGGAAGGCGCGTCCTCGAGCCAGGAGCTCGACGACGACCGCGCCCGCGTGCGCGGCCAGCGCGCCGCACTCGATGCCGCCAAGGCCCAGGTGGCGGCTGCCCAGGCGGCTGTGGCTGCGGCCAGGGCGCAGGCCACGGGCGCGGCCTCATCGGTGGATGCGGCCGTGGCCACGGTGGCGCGCATAGACACCGAGCTCAAGGACGCGCAGCTTGTGGCCCCACGCGACGGGCGCGTGCAATTCCTCGTCGCCCAACCGGGCGAGGTGCTGGGCGCGGGCGGCAAGGTGCTCAACCTCGTCGACCTGTCGGACGTCTACATGACCTTCTTCCTGCCCGAGACCGTGGCCGGCCGCGTGGCGCTGGGCTCCGAGGTGCGTCTGGTGCTCGACGCCGCGCCGCAGTTCGTCATCCCCGCGCAGGTCAGCTTTGTGGCCAGCACGGCGCAGTTCACGCCCAAGACGGTGGAGACCGCCAGCGAGCGGCAAAAGCTCATGTTCCGCGTCAAGGCGCGCATAGACCGCGCGCTGCTTGCCAAGCACCTCGAGCAGGTCAAGACCGGCCTGCCCGGCGTCGCCTGGGTGCGGCTTGACGCCGAGCAGCCCTGGCCCGCCAACCTCGCCAACGTCGTGCAGCCATGA
- the rbbA gene encoding ribosome-associated ATPase/putative transporter RbbA, which produces MTQSEPVVRLQDVRQHYGAAQALAGITLDVPAGCMVGLIGPDGVGKSSLLSLIAGARAVQAGRVQVLGGDMTDKAHRDAVCPRIAYMPQGLGKNLYPTLSVEENLQFFARLFGHSAAERRRRIDELTRSTGLHAFLQRPAGKLSGGMKQKLGLCCALIHDPDLLILDEPTTGVDPLARAQFWDLIERIRRQRPGMSVMVATAYMDEAQRFHWLVAMDEGRVLATGAPQELLARTGCDSLEEAFIALMPEEKKRGHQSVVIAPLQVDDADVAIEAQGLTMRFGDFTAVDHVNFRIRRGEIFGFLGSNGCGKSTTMKMLTGLLPASEGRAQLFGKPIDPHDIDTRRRVGYMSQAFSLYGELTVRQNLVLHAQLFHVPADQQAARVQAMVERFELQEVLDALPESLPLGVRQRLSLAVAMVHQPELLILDEPTSGVDPIARDRFWQLLADLSRRDRVTIFISTHFMNEAARCDRMSMMHAGRVLDSDRPEALIAKRGAATLEEAFIGYLVEAGGDAPAKDDTPAAAQATPQGQSQGAPAPTHGAAAGGPLFSLQRMFSYLWREALELQRDPVRAAMALVGSLVLMFVIGYGITLDVENLSYAVLDRDRTQASENYALNLAGSRYFVERPPIVDEADLDRRMRSGELSLAIEIPPGFGRDLLRGSPVQIGAWIDGAMPQRAETIRGYVSGMHQQWLMQQLHAHGIALPQAASVETRYRYNPDVKSLPAMVPAVIALLLLMLPAMLTALAVVREKELGSIINLYVTPVTRLEFLVGKQLPYVALAMVNFLLMCAAAVTVFGVPITGSFWALALAAFVYAIVATGIGLVASSITNSQSAAMFIALVVTMVPAVQFSGLLHPVTSLEGAGRLIGDVFPATYMLIISRGVFSKAMGLGELGTSLWPLLIAVPVVMGAAVALLKKQES; this is translated from the coding sequence ATGACGCAGAGCGAGCCCGTCGTCCGCCTTCAGGATGTGCGCCAGCACTACGGCGCGGCGCAGGCGCTGGCCGGCATCACGCTGGACGTGCCGGCCGGCTGCATGGTCGGCCTGATTGGCCCCGACGGCGTGGGCAAGTCCAGCCTGCTGTCGCTGATCGCCGGTGCGCGTGCCGTGCAGGCGGGCCGCGTGCAGGTGCTCGGCGGCGACATGACCGACAAGGCGCACCGCGACGCGGTCTGCCCGCGCATCGCCTACATGCCGCAGGGCCTGGGCAAGAACCTCTATCCCACGCTGTCGGTCGAGGAAAACCTGCAGTTCTTCGCGCGCCTGTTCGGCCATTCGGCCGCCGAGCGGCGCCGGCGCATCGACGAGCTGACCCGCTCCACGGGACTGCATGCCTTTCTGCAGCGCCCCGCGGGCAAGCTCTCGGGCGGCATGAAGCAAAAGCTCGGCCTGTGCTGTGCGCTCATCCATGACCCGGATCTGCTCATCCTCGACGAGCCGACCACCGGCGTCGATCCGCTGGCGCGCGCCCAGTTCTGGGACCTGATCGAGCGCATCCGCCGCCAGCGCCCCGGCATGAGCGTGATGGTGGCCACGGCCTACATGGACGAGGCGCAGCGCTTTCACTGGCTGGTGGCCATGGACGAGGGCCGGGTGCTGGCCACGGGCGCGCCGCAGGAGTTGCTCGCGCGCACCGGCTGCGACTCGCTCGAGGAGGCCTTCATCGCCCTCATGCCCGAGGAGAAGAAGCGCGGCCACCAGAGCGTGGTGATTGCGCCGCTGCAGGTGGACGACGCGGATGTGGCCATCGAGGCCCAGGGCCTGACGATGCGCTTTGGCGACTTCACGGCCGTCGATCACGTGAACTTCCGCATCCGACGCGGCGAGATCTTCGGCTTTCTGGGCTCCAACGGCTGCGGCAAGTCCACGACCATGAAGATGCTCACCGGCCTGCTGCCCGCCAGCGAAGGGCGCGCCCAGCTGTTCGGCAAGCCCATCGATCCGCACGACATCGACACGCGCCGGCGCGTGGGCTATATGTCGCAGGCGTTCTCGCTGTATGGCGAGCTGACGGTGCGCCAGAACCTGGTGCTGCACGCGCAGCTGTTCCATGTGCCGGCCGATCAGCAGGCCGCACGCGTGCAGGCCATGGTCGAACGCTTCGAGCTGCAGGAGGTGCTGGACGCGCTGCCCGAGAGCCTGCCGCTGGGCGTGCGCCAGCGCCTGTCGCTGGCGGTGGCCATGGTGCACCAGCCCGAGCTCTTGATCCTGGACGAGCCGACCTCGGGCGTGGACCCCATTGCACGCGACCGTTTCTGGCAGCTGCTGGCAGACCTCTCACGCCGTGACCGGGTGACCATCTTCATCTCCACCCACTTCATGAACGAGGCCGCGCGCTGCGACCGCATGTCCATGATGCACGCCGGGCGCGTGCTCGACAGCGACCGGCCGGAAGCGCTTATCGCCAAGCGCGGCGCGGCCACGCTGGAGGAGGCCTTCATCGGCTATCTGGTCGAGGCCGGTGGTGATGCGCCGGCCAAGGACGACACCCCTGCCGCGGCGCAGGCCACACCTCAAGGCCAATCCCAGGGCGCGCCCGCGCCAACGCATGGCGCCGCCGCAGGCGGCCCGCTCTTCAGCCTGCAGCGCATGTTCAGCTACCTCTGGCGCGAGGCGCTGGAGCTGCAGCGCGACCCGGTGCGCGCCGCCATGGCGCTGGTGGGCTCGCTGGTGCTGATGTTTGTGATCGGCTACGGCATCACGCTGGACGTGGAGAACCTGTCGTACGCCGTGCTCGACCGCGACCGCACGCAGGCCAGCGAGAACTACGCGCTCAACCTCGCCGGCTCGCGCTACTTCGTCGAGCGACCGCCCATCGTCGACGAGGCCGACCTCGACCGGCGCATGCGCAGCGGCGAGCTGTCGCTGGCCATCGAGATCCCGCCGGGCTTCGGCCGCGACCTGCTGCGCGGCAGCCCGGTGCAGATCGGCGCGTGGATCGACGGAGCCATGCCGCAGCGTGCCGAGACCATACGCGGCTATGTCTCCGGGATGCACCAGCAATGGCTGATGCAGCAGCTGCACGCGCATGGCATCGCCCTGCCGCAGGCCGCCAGCGTGGAGACGCGCTACCGCTACAACCCCGACGTGAAAAGCCTGCCCGCCATGGTGCCGGCCGTGATCGCGCTGCTGCTGCTCATGCTGCCGGCCATGCTGACGGCGCTGGCCGTGGTGCGCGAGAAGGAGCTGGGCTCCATCATCAACCTCTACGTCACGCCAGTCACGCGGCTGGAGTTCCTCGTGGGCAAGCAGCTGCCCTATGTGGCGCTGGCGATGGTGAACTTCCTGCTGATGTGCGCCGCCGCCGTCACCGTGTTCGGCGTGCCCATCACCGGCAGCTTCTGGGCGCTGGCGCTGGCGGCCTTCGTCTACGCCATCGTCGCCACGGGCATCGGCCTGGTGGCCTCGTCCATCACCAACAGCCAGAGCGCCGCCATGTTCATCGCCCTGGTGGTGACCATGGTGCCCGCGGTGCAGTTCAGCGGCCTGCTGCACCCCGTGACCTCGCTGGAGGGGGCGGGCCGCCTGATTGGCGATGTCTTCCCTGCCACCTACATGCTCATCATCAGCCGTGGCGTGTTCAGCAAGGCCATGGGCCTGGGAGAGCTCGGCACCTCGCTGTGGCCGCTCCTGATCGCCGTGCCCGTGGTCATGGGCGCTGCCGTGGCGCTGTTGAAGAAACAGGAGTCGTGA